Within Paracoccus jeotgali, the genomic segment CGATGTGCAGATTGCCGTCGCTGTCGATGCGGCCCAGATCGCCGGTGCACAGGAAGCCCTCGGCATCGAAGGCTGCGGCGGTGGCTTCGGGGTTGCGGAAATAGCCGGGCATGACATGCGGCCCGCGGGTCTGGATCTCGCCCACGCCATCGGCGCCGACATTGCGCAGGCGCAGATCGACGCCGGGCAGGGCGGGGCCCACGCTGACATCGGGCACGCCGGGCGGGTTGGTGGTCAGCGTGACGCCTGCGGTCGTCTCGGTCAGGCCATAGCCGTTCTGCAGCGCCACGCCGTAGAACGCCTCGGCCCGCCGCTTCCAGTCGGGGTCCAGCGGCGCCGCGCCCGAAGAGACATAGCGCAGCCGCCCCGGCGGCAGGCGGCCTCTGCCGCTTTTGCTGACCTCGTCCATGATCAGCGCGTGCATCTGCGGGACCGCCGGCAGGACGCTGACGCCGGATTGCAGGGCCTCGACGACGGCCGGGGCCGAGAAGCGCGGGAACAGCCACAGCTCGGCACCCGCGACGGTGCTGGCGATCATCATCGAGGTCAGGCCGAAGACATGAGTCATCGGCAGCACGCCCAGGATCAGGTCGTCCGAGGTGATCTCGCGCATCCGGGCCGAGGTCTGGCCGCCAAACAGCAGGTTGGCGTGGCTGAGCATCACGCCCTTGGGCGTCCCGGTCGAGCCGGTGGTGTAGAGGATCACCGCCGTCTGCGCGGCGCCCTCGGCCACCGGCTCGGGCGTGGCGGACGGGTGCGGGCCGGCGATCGACAGCTTGCCAAGCGGCGTGTCCCACCCGGCCGCACCCGCGATCTCGGCATGGGTGCCGGCCTGCGGCGAGACATGGTTCAGATAGACGGTCAGGCGCGGGTCGGCATGTTCCGCGATGCGGTGCAGCTCGTGTTCGGTCATGCGGGCATTGACCGGCACGGCCACCGCATCAAGGCGCGACGTCGCCATCAGCAGACCGACCAGCGCGGCACAGTTTTCGGCCAGGATCAGCAGCCGGTCGCCGGGGCGCAGGTCGCGCGCCTGCAGTTCCGTGGTCAGCACCTCCACGGCGTCGGCCAGTTCTGCATAGCTATAGGTGCTGCCGGCCTCATCGCGCAGCGCGGGCGCATCGGGGCGGGTGCGGCGCTGGATGTCGAGCAGGTCGTGCACGCGGGTCAGGGTCATGGGCGGGGTTCCTTCTTGTCGGCGCCAGAGCTGCCGCGGCCGAAATCGGGCGTGGTGCGGTTCAGGCGGGCGGTCAGGCCGGCGGCGGCCTCGGGGGCGGCCAGCGCATCGGCCATGGCCTCGGCCTCGCGGTCCAGTTGAGAGTCGAAATCGCCCTCGCGGGCGGCGGCGAGTAGCTGCTTGATCGCGCCCTGGGCCGCGGCCGGGCCCTGCGCCATGCGCGCGGCCAAGGCGGCGGCATGGGCCAGCGCCTGCCCCGGCGCGACGAGATCGGTCACGACGCCCATGGCCGCAAGGGTCGC encodes:
- a CDS encoding class I adenylate-forming enzyme family protein; this translates as MTLTRVHDLLDIQRRTRPDAPALRDEAGSTYSYAELADAVEVLTTELQARDLRPGDRLLILAENCAALVGLLMATSRLDAVAVPVNARMTEHELHRIAEHADPRLTVYLNHVSPQAGTHAEIAGAAGWDTPLGKLSIAGPHPSATPEPVAEGAAQTAVILYTTGSTGTPKGVMLSHANLLFGGQTSARMREITSDDLILGVLPMTHVFGLTSMMIASTVAGAELWLFPRFSAPAVVEALQSGVSVLPAVPQMHALIMDEVSKSGRGRLPPGRLRYVSSGAAPLDPDWKRRAEAFYGVALQNGYGLTETTAGVTLTTNPPGVPDVSVGPALPGVDLRLRNVGADGVGEIQTRGPHVMPGYFRNPEATAAAFDAEGFLCTGDLGRIDSDGNLHIAGRSRELIIRGGFNVYPPEVEAALNDHPRVIQTAVIGRKTEGGNEEVLAFCQTDDSAAVSEKELLEHVAARLSPYKRPTRIIVTTSLPTSPNGKIFKQKLVDTFQEALDSKHEG